Proteins from one Bacteriovorax sp. BAL6_X genomic window:
- a CDS encoding ISL3 family transposase, translated as MLEYKFNKFLSLPEVKFIKKRNLTNHTIEFEAIKQSTFEVCPKCATKSYKVYDHVYVNIKDTPIRDKQVFLKIRKRRFKCPNCSSVFREPVQGIVKGFRSTQRFRSHIRWCASNFTDLKRVKDKCKCSTWMVYKAYYEQLNLEVKKLDYPWPKTIGIDEHSFVRNTKTHFKEFATIFVDFNNDRVRDVALGRSYNELSSSHIMDIKGRENVKNVVIDMSTTFKKFARSHFPNSTITVDKFHVIKLFNHHLNTIRIETMKHRVFEKSRTSPMRRLYLTNRSRLNRSQRNIVDHINWMFGELGEIYEFKEQMLKIYNMRGKKRAEKAYIKLTDAMALSGRKQVQSLRRTLMKWRKEILNYFRTRITNGKTEGYNRKAKLIQRKAYGYRKFENYRLKLIYDCR; from the coding sequence ATGCTTGAGTATAAGTTTAACAAGTTTTTATCCCTACCTGAAGTCAAATTTATCAAAAAACGTAACCTCACAAATCATACGATTGAATTTGAGGCCATTAAGCAATCTACTTTTGAAGTCTGCCCAAAGTGTGCAACAAAGTCTTATAAAGTTTACGATCATGTCTATGTAAACATCAAAGATACACCTATTCGTGACAAACAGGTTTTCCTTAAAATTAGAAAGAGAAGGTTTAAATGTCCTAACTGTTCATCAGTATTTCGTGAGCCAGTACAAGGCATTGTAAAGGGCTTTAGAAGCACACAAAGATTTAGATCTCACATTAGATGGTGTGCTTCTAATTTCACTGATTTAAAGCGTGTGAAAGACAAGTGTAAATGCTCTACTTGGATGGTTTACAAAGCCTATTATGAGCAGCTCAATTTAGAGGTAAAAAAACTTGATTATCCATGGCCTAAAACGATTGGGATTGATGAACATTCCTTTGTTCGAAACACAAAAACTCACTTTAAAGAATTTGCTACGATCTTTGTAGACTTCAATAACGATAGAGTTCGTGATGTAGCTCTAGGACGATCTTATAATGAATTATCAAGTTCACATATTATGGATATTAAAGGCCGTGAGAATGTAAAAAATGTTGTCATTGATATGTCTACAACTTTTAAAAAGTTTGCTCGCTCTCACTTCCCAAATTCAACCATCACAGTTGATAAATTTCATGTAATTAAGCTTTTTAATCATCACTTAAATACAATAAGAATTGAGACAATGAAGCATCGAGTATTTGAAAAGAGTCGAACTTCACCAATGCGAAGACTTTATCTAACAAACAGAAGTCGTCTTAATCGCTCTCAGCGCAATATTGTAGATCACATTAATTGGATGTTTGGTGAACTAGGAGAGATTTACGAGTTCAAAGAGCAGATGCTTAAAATTTACAATATGAGAGGTAAGAAAAGAGCTGAGAAGGCTTACATTAAACTTACCGATGCGATGGCATTATCAGGAAGAAAACAAGTGCAATCCCTTCGTCGAACTTTGATGAAATGGCGAAAAGAAATATTGAATTATTTTAGAACCAGGATCACCAATGGAAAGACAGAAGGGTATAACCGCAAGGCCAAACTAATACAAAGAAAGGCCTACGGATATCGAAAATTTGAAAATTATAGACTTAAACTGATTTACGACTGCCGATAG
- a CDS encoding M48 family metallopeptidase, with protein sequence MEVLVVESIGNARVAYENAFKTLGVQRKNVRFSKTYEDAIREMKSFKPTLVFSYEVLAEGRYNKVLKEHLKILPNRTKNSFILLTQNDSIDAISRIAQQQVDLVLPIPFTVDSIKALMEELYKMKSSPSEYRKLINEAYEYVGTGHDKVFEITQKARELSQKNSYETFYLEGLCNYKEEKYDDAIKSLEQAYALNPKDFNTLKLFFKTYKHLKNYNMSLQYSLKMHEAYPISPDMLRDLSMVAVAARKHELILNYYDAYKKVNEPAYDIKDAIAAAIVIYVQCELDKIDFDKATIQDLAVNKKYRESLKLLEEASVICTTKPAILERMLVILAHTPDNRTTKYIQIKQKEKFPQYENAPLMDALVCDKDSTASQSLKMAIDTLNSGYTSEILYEIIIKRSVEMKRKKESTQEWYEQALKIYPNMKVRLDKFYNP encoded by the coding sequence AGATGAAAAGCTTTAAGCCTACTCTTGTATTCTCGTATGAAGTACTTGCTGAAGGACGCTACAATAAAGTACTGAAAGAACATTTAAAAATTCTTCCTAACCGTACAAAGAATAGCTTTATTCTTTTAACACAAAATGATTCTATTGATGCTATTTCAAGAATTGCTCAACAACAAGTTGACCTAGTTCTTCCTATTCCTTTTACGGTTGATAGTATAAAGGCACTCATGGAAGAACTTTACAAAATGAAGTCTTCTCCAAGTGAGTATAGAAAGTTAATTAATGAAGCTTATGAATACGTGGGCACAGGCCATGACAAGGTTTTTGAAATAACACAAAAAGCTCGTGAACTTTCGCAAAAAAATTCATATGAGACGTTCTACCTAGAAGGTCTATGTAACTATAAAGAAGAGAAATATGATGATGCTATCAAGTCACTAGAACAGGCTTATGCACTAAACCCAAAGGACTTCAACACTTTAAAGCTATTTTTTAAAACATATAAACATTTAAAAAATTACAATATGTCTCTTCAGTATTCATTGAAGATGCACGAAGCCTACCCTATTTCTCCAGATATGCTAAGAGATCTTTCAATGGTTGCAGTAGCTGCAAGAAAGCATGAGCTTATTTTAAATTACTATGATGCCTATAAGAAAGTTAATGAGCCGGCCTATGATATAAAAGATGCAATTGCTGCAGCTATCGTTATATATGTCCAATGTGAATTAGATAAGATTGATTTTGACAAAGCAACAATTCAAGATCTTGCAGTTAATAAGAAATACAGAGAATCACTTAAACTTTTAGAAGAGGCTTCTGTTATTTGTACAACAAAGCCAGCAATCTTAGAACGCATGCTTGTTATTCTTGCCCACACACCAGACAATAGAACAACTAAATATATTCAAATTAAGCAAAAAGAAAAATTTCCGCAATATGAGAATGCACCTCTCATGGATGCCCTTGTTTGTGACAAAGACTCCACTGCTTCTCAATCATTAAAGATGGCCATTGATACGTTAAATAGTGGCTATACTTCAGAGATACTTTACGAAATCATTATTAAACGATCTGTGGAAATGAAGCGTAAAAAGGAAAGTACTCAAGAGTGGTATGAGCAGGCCCTTAAAATATATCCAAATATGAAGGTTAGGCTCGATAAATTTTATAACCCCTAA